A DNA window from Halomicrobium mukohataei DSM 12286 contains the following coding sequences:
- the rpiA gene encoding ribose-5-phosphate isomerase RpiA: MKQGGSDDAKRAAGESAAEAVEDGMVVGLGTGSTAAHAIRAIGAAVDAGLDVTGVPTSFQSRELAREAGIPLTDLDAAEIDLAIDGADQVAGGCLVKGGGAAHAREKIVDTAADRLLVVVDPTKEADVLDHPVPLELLPAARRPVAAAVERLGGEPELRRAERKDGPVVTDNGNLVFDCAFGAIADPAALAADLATIPGVVEHGLFVDVADEIHGGTADGVTVTEL, encoded by the coding sequence ATGAAACAGGGCGGGAGCGACGACGCGAAGCGTGCGGCGGGAGAATCGGCCGCCGAGGCCGTCGAAGACGGGATGGTGGTCGGGCTCGGGACCGGCTCCACCGCGGCCCACGCGATACGGGCCATCGGCGCGGCCGTCGACGCCGGGCTGGACGTGACCGGGGTTCCGACCTCGTTTCAGTCCCGCGAACTCGCGCGGGAAGCGGGGATCCCGTTGACCGACCTCGACGCCGCCGAGATCGATCTCGCGATCGACGGCGCGGACCAGGTCGCTGGCGGGTGTCTCGTCAAGGGCGGCGGCGCGGCCCACGCCCGCGAGAAGATCGTCGACACGGCGGCCGACCGGCTCCTCGTCGTCGTCGATCCGACCAAGGAGGCGGACGTGCTCGACCACCCGGTCCCACTCGAACTGCTGCCGGCCGCCAGACGGCCCGTCGCGGCGGCCGTCGAGCGACTCGGCGGGGAACCTGAGCTTCGCCGCGCCGAGCGCAAGGACGGGCCGGTGGTGACCGACAACGGTAACCTCGTGTTCGACTGTGCGTTCGGTGCCATCGCCGACCCCGCCGCGCTGGCGGCGGACCTCGCGACGATCCCCGGCGTCGTCGAGCACGGCCTGTTCGTCGACGTGGCCGACGAGATCCACGGCGGGACGGCTGACGGCGTCACCGTTACCGAACTGTAG
- a CDS encoding DUF7534 family protein — protein sequence MAVEPPVLALLPTDLSLALVAALGLAPPLCLVALLGYWLYRDAEAHGTRAPILLVPLALFAPFGPLLYLYARRDWERTRTKTERDRRVETVLVALGTAFVLGMILTPPDPVTQAIALPVLTLVALPVAYFFVYRDGWARVRSAL from the coding sequence ATGGCTGTCGAGCCCCCCGTTCTGGCCCTCCTCCCGACCGACCTGTCACTGGCGCTCGTGGCCGCGCTCGGACTCGCCCCTCCTCTCTGTCTGGTGGCGTTGCTCGGCTACTGGCTCTATCGCGACGCCGAGGCCCACGGCACCCGCGCTCCGATCCTGCTGGTGCCCCTGGCCCTGTTCGCGCCGTTCGGACCGCTGCTCTATCTGTACGCTCGGCGCGACTGGGAACGAACTCGCACGAAGACCGAGCGAGATCGCCGCGTCGAGACGGTGCTCGTCGCCCTCGGTACGGCGTTTGTCCTCGGCATGATACTGACGCCGCCGGACCCGGTCACACAGGCCATCGCACTGCCGGTGCTCACGCTCGTGGCGCTCCCGGTCGCTTACTTTTTCGTCTACCGCGACGGCTGGGCGCGCGTCCGGAGCGCGCTGTAG
- a CDS encoding replication factor C small subunit → MSEVERSGREEVWIEKYRPQTLSDVVGHETIVERLQSYVDRNDLSHMLFAGPAGTGKTTSATAIARELYGDDWQEHFLELNASDERGIDVVRDRIKSFARTSFGGVDYRIIFLDEADALTSDAQSALRRTMEQFSNNVRFIMSCNYSSQIIDPIQSRCAVFRFSPLGDEAVEAEIRHIADEEGIELTDDGVDALVYAAGGDMRKAINGLQAASVSGDVVDEEAVFAITSTARPEVIQGMVQDAIDGDFTAARSQLDDLITDEGIAGGDIIDQLHRSIWEFDVPDEQAVRILDRVGETDYRITEGANERIQLEAMLASLSLDD, encoded by the coding sequence ATGAGCGAGGTCGAGCGTTCGGGCCGGGAAGAAGTCTGGATCGAGAAGTACCGCCCGCAGACGCTTTCGGACGTGGTGGGCCACGAGACGATCGTCGAGCGCCTGCAGAGCTACGTCGATCGAAACGACCTGAGTCACATGTTGTTCGCAGGACCGGCCGGAACCGGGAAGACCACGAGCGCGACCGCCATCGCCCGGGAACTGTACGGCGACGACTGGCAAGAGCACTTCCTCGAACTGAACGCCTCCGACGAGCGCGGGATCGACGTGGTCCGAGACCGGATCAAGAGCTTCGCACGGACTTCTTTCGGCGGTGTCGACTACCGAATAATATTCCTTGATGAGGCCGACGCGCTTACTTCTGACGCCCAGTCAGCACTCCGCCGGACGATGGAGCAGTTCTCGAACAACGTCCGCTTCATCATGTCCTGCAATTACTCCAGCCAGATCATCGACCCCATCCAGTCGCGGTGTGCCGTCTTTCGCTTCTCACCGCTTGGCGACGAGGCCGTCGAGGCGGAGATCCGCCACATCGCCGACGAGGAGGGGATCGAGCTCACCGACGACGGCGTCGACGCGCTGGTCTACGCCGCCGGGGGCGACATGCGCAAGGCGATCAACGGGCTGCAGGCGGCGTCGGTCTCCGGCGACGTTGTCGACGAGGAAGCGGTCTTCGCGATCACCTCGACGGCCCGCCCCGAGGTGATTCAGGGGATGGTACAGGACGCCATCGACGGCGACTTCACGGCCGCACGCTCCCAGCTCGACGATCTCATCACCGACGAGGGGATCGCCGGTGGCGACATCATCGACCAGCTCCACCGCTCGATCTGGGAGTTCGACGTGCCGGACGAGCAGGCCGTGCGCATCCTCGACCGGGTCGGCGAGACGGACTACCGGATCACCGAGGGCGCGAACGAGCGAATCCAGCTGGAGGCGATGCTGGCGTCGCTGAGCCTTGACGACTGA
- the larB gene encoding nickel pincer cofactor biosynthesis protein LarB, translated as MRELLDAVAAGEVTPAEAEAELAGYATGEAGRFDATREQRSGVPEAVLADGKTPTEVAQLAATALSTTGRAIVTRADEAQAGAVRERLDDVAPAATLSWSERSRWLVAHGPEYERPDLDASVGVVTAGTSDAVPAGEAAMIVREMGADVERVDDVGVASLVRVVDQLPALREQDVLIVAAGREGALPTVVAGLVDVPVIGLPVSTGYGHAGEGEAALSGMLQSCTALSTVNVDAGFTAGTQAGLIARQIDDASGA; from the coding sequence ATGCGCGAACTACTCGACGCCGTCGCCGCGGGCGAGGTCACGCCCGCCGAGGCCGAGGCGGAACTCGCCGGCTACGCCACGGGTGAGGCCGGTCGATTCGACGCGACCCGGGAGCAACGCTCCGGCGTCCCGGAGGCGGTGCTGGCGGACGGAAAGACACCGACGGAGGTCGCACAGCTGGCCGCGACCGCGCTGTCGACGACCGGTCGAGCGATCGTCACCCGGGCCGACGAGGCCCAGGCCGGTGCGGTCCGAGAGCGCCTCGACGACGTGGCACCGGCGGCGACGCTGTCCTGGTCCGAGCGGTCCCGCTGGCTCGTGGCCCACGGTCCGGAGTACGAACGACCCGACCTCGACGCCAGCGTCGGCGTCGTCACCGCCGGCACCTCCGACGCGGTCCCGGCGGGCGAGGCGGCGATGATCGTCCGCGAGATGGGGGCCGACGTGGAGCGCGTCGACGACGTCGGCGTCGCCAGCCTCGTCCGCGTCGTCGACCAGCTCCCGGCCCTGCGCGAGCAGGACGTGTTGATCGTCGCCGCCGGTCGCGAGGGGGCGCTGCCGACGGTCGTCGCCGGCCTCGTCGACGTGCCGGTGATCGGGCTCCCGGTCTCGACCGGCTACGGCCACGCTGGCGAGGGCGAAGCGGCGCTGTCCGGCATGCTCCAGTCCTGTACCGCCCTCTCGACGGTCAACGTCGACGCCGGCTTCACGGCCGGCACGCAGGCCGGGCTGATCGCCCGCCAGATCGACGATGCGAGCGGCGCGTAA
- a CDS encoding class I SAM-dependent methyltransferase, producing the protein MSVSDAFDEWARSGKDQGMERRHWHTAKHVLARMPVESEARSDSEQSSEERSDPRDEGDTVLDLGCGSGYAGRALRETKGAGRVYGIDAAPEMAHNASSYTDDPRVGFAIGDFEHLPFDDDSIDHCFSMEAFYYAQDPHAVLAELRRVLRPGGTFYCAVNRWEEHVHSHEWEELVGVPMLLWSEAQYREAFREAGFAVASQDRIPDTETEIPAESDFPTEDWETREAMVERYREYGTLLTVGVNTA; encoded by the coding sequence ATGAGCGTCAGCGACGCCTTCGACGAGTGGGCCCGCTCGGGCAAGGATCAGGGCATGGAACGACGCCACTGGCACACGGCCAAGCACGTGCTGGCTCGAATGCCCGTCGAGAGCGAGGCGCGCAGCGACTCGGAACAGTCGAGCGAGGAGCGAAGCGACCCGCGAGACGAGGGCGACACCGTCCTCGACCTGGGCTGTGGCAGCGGCTACGCCGGCCGCGCCCTGCGCGAGACGAAGGGCGCGGGCCGCGTCTACGGCATCGACGCCGCCCCGGAGATGGCCCACAACGCCAGTTCCTACACCGACGACCCGCGGGTCGGCTTCGCTATCGGTGACTTCGAGCATCTGCCCTTCGACGACGACAGCATCGACCACTGCTTCTCGATGGAGGCGTTCTACTACGCACAGGACCCACACGCCGTGCTCGCCGAACTCCGCCGAGTCCTGCGTCCCGGCGGCACCTTCTACTGCGCCGTGAATCGCTGGGAGGAGCACGTCCACTCCCACGAGTGGGAGGAGCTGGTCGGCGTGCCGATGTTGCTGTGGAGCGAGGCCCAGTACCGCGAGGCGTTCCGCGAGGCCGGCTTCGCCGTCGCGAGCCAGGACCGGATCCCCGACACGGAGACGGAGATCCCCGCCGAGAGCGACTTCCCGACCGAGGACTGGGAGACGCGCGAGGCGATGGTCGAGCGATACCGCGAGTACGGAACGCTGTTGACCGTCGGCGTCAACACAGCGTAG
- a CDS encoding DUF2391 family protein, producing the protein MARPPRYRIADSAQQLVGGFLLAGPFVVTEEVWVLAANMTYAHALLVVAIVFAIGYGALYKADDDRDPDTEAEVAGVPIRFVSLMGVSFGSVAILALALTAPQTFLVEAEILPDPTRMAVARTTVKAISVGAIFSVVGAATADSVF; encoded by the coding sequence ATGGCACGGCCACCGCGGTATCGCATCGCCGACAGCGCTCAGCAACTGGTCGGTGGCTTCCTGCTGGCGGGTCCGTTCGTCGTCACCGAGGAGGTGTGGGTGCTGGCGGCCAACATGACCTACGCACACGCCCTCCTCGTCGTCGCCATCGTCTTCGCGATCGGCTACGGTGCGCTGTACAAGGCCGACGACGACCGCGATCCCGACACCGAGGCGGAGGTCGCCGGTGTTCCGATCCGGTTCGTCTCGCTGATGGGCGTGTCCTTTGGCTCCGTGGCGATTCTGGCACTCGCGCTCACCGCACCCCAGACGTTCCTCGTCGAGGCGGAGATCCTCCCAGATCCGACCCGGATGGCGGTCGCCAGGACGACGGTGAAGGCGATCTCCGTCGGCGCGATCTTCAGCGTCGTCGGGGCCGCGACCGCCGACAGCGTCTTCTGA
- a CDS encoding DUF7090 family protein — translation MEYSLAIENTPESIPGGTGVLLLHPSTGETDRLDTDFLSTDTDHLLVVSTRTTAREVEQKLEYYEVDEDRATILDTLSVERGYTRRKSDNVQYVSAPDDWAAIVEQTEQFLADHEGKRRVTFDSVTELIYYADEDQAVEALGQLLDLLAEYDAVGLFHLARGVHDDETLDRFRELFDGVVELDEDGSITSQF, via the coding sequence ATGGAGTATTCCCTCGCCATCGAGAACACGCCCGAGTCGATCCCGGGCGGGACGGGCGTCCTCTTGTTGCATCCGAGCACCGGCGAGACGGACCGACTGGACACGGACTTTCTCAGTACCGACACCGACCACCTGCTGGTCGTCTCGACGCGGACGACGGCTCGCGAGGTCGAACAGAAGCTGGAGTACTACGAGGTCGACGAGGACCGGGCGACGATCCTCGATACGCTGTCGGTCGAACGGGGCTACACGCGCCGCAAGTCCGACAACGTCCAGTACGTCTCCGCGCCGGACGACTGGGCGGCCATCGTCGAGCAGACCGAGCAGTTCCTCGCGGACCACGAGGGCAAGCGGCGGGTGACCTTCGACTCCGTGACGGAACTGATCTACTACGCCGACGAGGACCAGGCCGTCGAGGCGCTCGGCCAGCTGCTCGACCTGCTCGCCGAGTACGACGCCGTCGGGCTGTTCCACCTCGCCCGCGGCGTCCACGACGACGAGACGCTCGACCGCTTCCGGGAGCTGTTCGACGGCGTCGTCGAACTCGACGAGGACGGCTCGATCACCAGCCAGTTCTGA
- the glmM gene encoding phosphoglucosamine mutase gives MFGTSGIRGPVGEDVTAALALDVGRALGVEADRVVVGRDPRESGELLTDALAAGLRESGTDVIDLGVAATPTVARSVGWRDADAGAAITASHNPAPDNGIKLWQPSGQAFDEAGRERIAERVRDGVADLEAWDELGTRTTWDGRERHARTIADAVSLAPADAPPVAVDLGNGAGGVSVDALQELGCAVETLNAQPDGSFPGRPSEPTADNCASLSALVANTDAELGVAHDGDADRLRAATADGSFVSGDELLAVFAREAASPGDTVAVPVDTSLAVADFLAEADVAVTYTPVGDVYVAERASRPGVAFGGEPSGAWIWPDQTLCPDGPLAACRLVALHAEEPLRERVAAVPDYPIRRESIAVEDKRAVVDRLADRITAEYDDVATLDGVRVDLGDAWFLVRASGTQPLVRITAEARDEERARDAFEIARDAVAGARE, from the coding sequence ATGTTCGGCACGAGCGGCATCCGGGGACCAGTCGGCGAGGACGTGACGGCGGCACTCGCCCTCGACGTGGGTCGAGCGCTGGGCGTCGAGGCCGATCGGGTGGTGGTCGGTCGCGACCCTCGCGAGTCCGGCGAGCTACTGACCGACGCGCTGGCGGCGGGACTGCGCGAGTCCGGGACCGACGTGATCGACCTGGGGGTGGCGGCGACGCCGACGGTCGCCCGTTCGGTCGGGTGGCGCGACGCCGACGCCGGGGCGGCGATCACGGCCTCGCACAACCCCGCGCCAGACAACGGGATCAAGCTCTGGCAGCCCTCCGGGCAGGCGTTCGACGAGGCCGGCCGGGAGCGGATCGCCGAGCGGGTCCGCGACGGCGTCGCCGATCTGGAAGCGTGGGACGAGCTCGGCACGCGGACGACGTGGGACGGCCGCGAGCGCCACGCGCGGACGATCGCGGACGCCGTCTCGCTCGCTCCGGCGGACGCACCGCCGGTGGCCGTCGATCTCGGTAACGGCGCGGGCGGCGTGAGCGTCGACGCGCTCCAGGAGCTGGGCTGTGCGGTCGAGACGCTGAACGCCCAGCCGGACGGCTCGTTTCCGGGCCGTCCCAGCGAACCGACCGCGGACAACTGCGCGTCCCTGTCGGCGCTGGTCGCGAACACGGACGCCGAACTCGGCGTGGCACACGACGGCGACGCCGACCGCCTTCGGGCGGCGACGGCCGACGGAAGCTTCGTCTCCGGAGACGAACTGCTGGCCGTCTTCGCCCGCGAAGCGGCGTCGCCCGGCGACACCGTCGCGGTGCCGGTCGACACGAGCCTCGCGGTCGCGGACTTCCTCGCAGAGGCCGACGTGGCGGTGACGTACACGCCCGTCGGCGACGTGTACGTGGCCGAGCGAGCGAGCCGGCCGGGCGTCGCCTTCGGCGGCGAGCCCAGCGGGGCCTGGATCTGGCCAGACCAGACGCTGTGTCCCGATGGCCCCCTCGCGGCCTGCCGGCTCGTGGCGCTCCACGCCGAGGAGCCGCTTCGGGAACGCGTCGCCGCGGTGCCCGACTATCCGATCCGCCGCGAGAGTATCGCCGTCGAGGACAAGCGCGCCGTCGTGGATCGCCTGGCCGACCGGATCACGGCCGAGTACGACGACGTGGCGACGCTCGACGGCGTTCGGGTCGACCTCGGGGACGCGTGGTTCCTGGTCCGGGCCAGCGGGACCCAGCCGCTGGTCCGGATCACCGCCGAGGCACGAGACGAGGAGCGGGCGAGGGACGCCTTCGAGATCGCACGCGACGCCGTCGCCGGGGCCCGCGAGTGA
- a CDS encoding DUF6789 family protein, translating into MSTENVDAQRTATGTADWKAGVLGGIAGALAMGVLVLVMNDATLAVAIPSLYGLAPPPNPGLGMVVHVSHGAVLGLGFAALAQALDVRETNRLVGLGLGWGVLTWVGLAALVMPVWLSVVGSPASPPFPNFAPPSLLWHAVYGLVLGVVAAALRTRL; encoded by the coding sequence ATGTCAACAGAAAACGTCGACGCGCAGCGAACCGCGACCGGGACCGCCGACTGGAAGGCCGGCGTCCTCGGTGGCATCGCTGGCGCGCTCGCGATGGGTGTACTGGTGCTGGTGATGAACGACGCGACGCTCGCCGTCGCGATTCCGTCGCTGTACGGCCTCGCGCCGCCGCCCAACCCCGGTCTCGGGATGGTCGTCCACGTCTCTCACGGGGCCGTGCTGGGCCTCGGCTTCGCCGCGCTCGCACAGGCACTCGACGTGCGAGAGACGAACCGTCTCGTGGGACTCGGCCTCGGCTGGGGCGTGCTCACATGGGTCGGACTGGCCGCGCTGGTGATGCCGGTCTGGCTGAGCGTCGTCGGGTCGCCGGCCTCGCCGCCGTTCCCGAACTTCGCGCCGCCGTCGCTGCTGTGGCACGCCGTCTACGGGCTGGTGCTGGGCGTCGTCGCGGCCGCACTGCGAACCCGGCTCTGA
- a CDS encoding DNA-binding protein encodes MADLIVKAAVKEELDDMNVASDFYTALDDEVEELLADAARRAEANDRKTVQPRDL; translated from the coding sequence ATGGCAGACCTAATCGTCAAAGCAGCCGTGAAGGAAGAGCTCGATGACATGAACGTTGCCTCCGACTTCTACACAGCCCTCGACGACGAGGTCGAGGAGCTGCTCGCAGACGCCGCCCGCCGAGCCGAGGCCAACGACCGGAAGACCGTCCAGCCGCGCGACCTGTAA
- a CDS encoding DUF7860 family protein: MAGRYGNVDYATLTKRSFLLGVALFAIGGLGGTAAGAIGGPVPGWEQTLLFDLELVGLVIALVTPFLFGIVLPLTE; encoded by the coding sequence ATGGCAGGACGGTACGGAAACGTCGACTACGCGACGCTGACGAAACGAAGCTTCCTCCTGGGTGTCGCCCTGTTCGCGATCGGCGGCCTCGGTGGGACCGCCGCCGGTGCGATCGGCGGCCCGGTCCCCGGCTGGGAGCAGACGCTGCTGTTCGACCTGGAGCTGGTCGGCCTGGTGATCGCGCTCGTGACTCCGTTCCTGTTCGGGATCGTCCTCCCGCTCACAGAGTGA
- a CDS encoding DUF7563 family protein has protein sequence MPECQNCGNFVTADYARVFTPNGVDAPRVCPQCEDKIRDGAGVREARSTRRG, from the coding sequence ATGCCGGAATGCCAGAACTGCGGTAACTTCGTGACGGCTGACTACGCACGGGTCTTCACACCCAACGGGGTCGATGCACCGCGGGTCTGTCCGCAGTGCGAGGACAAGATTCGCGACGGCGCGGGCGTTCGGGAAGCCCGGTCGACACGCCGCGGATAG
- the alaS gene encoding alanine--tRNA ligase, with protein sequence MSDLADEYRLDYFEKEGFERLTCGTCGDHFWTRDASRETCGEPPCAEYGFIDDPGFEETLSLEEMRETFLSFFEERDHGRVDPYPVAANRWRDDVLLTQASIYDFQPHVTTGQSPPPSNPLVVSQPCIRMQDIDNVGKTGRHTMAFEMGGHHAFNADEGAGYAYEGEVYWKEETVQYCVELFEELGVDSSELTLIEDVWVGGGNAGPCFEVIYQGLELATLVFMQFEQDPDGDYEMKDGNSYSEMDRRVVDTGYGIERWTWMSQGTPTVYEAIYPEMIEFLRDNAGLDYTDEEDEIVFRAAKLAGHMDIDEAEDVEAARDTMAEQLGVETARLVELMEPLEDIYAIADHSRTLAYMLGDGIVPSNVGTGYLARMVLRRTKRLVDTVGVDAPLDELVDMQADRLGYDNRDTIRDIVRTEVEKYRETLDRGGRKVRQLADDYAEKDEPIPVQELIELYDSHGIQPDMVAEIAAERGVDVDVPDNFYGLVADRHGGGQAFEEDATVPHEKRLDELPETDRLYYEDQQRMEFEAVVLEVFDREDGDYDVVLDQTMFYPEGGGQPPDHGTISTDDVTGEVTDVQVHGGVIVHTCDEDPGTGEFVRGQVDATRRRRLMRHHTATHVVIHSARQVLGEHVRQAGAQKGTDSSRIDIRHYESISREQVKEIEHRANEIVMDNAAVTQEWPDRHEAEKAHGFDLYQGGIPTGEQIRLIHVADDVQACGGTHVGRTGDIGAIKLLNTERIQDGVIRLTFAAGDAAIDATHEIEDALYETAELYDVATEDVPDTAARFFDEWKARGKEIEDLKEQLAEARASGGGDSEEIEVADTTAVVQRIDADMDELRAQANAVVDQGSIAVLGSGASGAQFVVAVPDGVAVNAGEVVGELAGRVGGGGGGPSDFAQGGGPDADKLDDALADAPEILRQVANA encoded by the coding sequence ATGAGCGACCTCGCCGACGAATATCGACTCGACTACTTCGAGAAGGAGGGGTTCGAGCGGCTGACGTGTGGGACGTGTGGCGATCACTTCTGGACGCGCGACGCCTCCCGCGAGACCTGCGGTGAGCCGCCCTGTGCCGAGTACGGCTTCATCGACGACCCCGGCTTCGAGGAGACGCTCTCGCTCGAAGAGATGCGCGAGACGTTTCTCTCCTTCTTCGAAGAGCGCGACCACGGGCGGGTCGACCCCTATCCCGTCGCCGCCAACCGCTGGCGCGACGACGTACTGTTGACGCAGGCGTCGATCTACGACTTCCAGCCCCACGTCACGACGGGCCAGTCGCCGCCGCCGTCGAACCCGCTCGTGGTCTCCCAGCCCTGCATCCGGATGCAGGACATCGACAACGTCGGCAAGACCGGGCGTCACACGATGGCCTTCGAGATGGGCGGCCACCACGCGTTCAACGCCGACGAGGGGGCGGGCTACGCCTACGAGGGCGAGGTGTACTGGAAGGAAGAGACCGTCCAGTACTGCGTCGAGCTGTTCGAGGAACTCGGCGTCGACAGCAGCGAGCTGACCCTCATCGAGGACGTGTGGGTGGGCGGCGGCAACGCCGGGCCGTGTTTCGAGGTGATCTACCAGGGCCTGGAGCTGGCGACGCTCGTGTTCATGCAGTTCGAGCAGGACCCCGACGGCGACTACGAGATGAAAGACGGCAACAGCTACTCGGAGATGGACCGCCGGGTCGTCGACACGGGGTACGGGATCGAACGCTGGACCTGGATGAGCCAGGGGACCCCGACGGTCTACGAGGCGATCTACCCCGAGATGATCGAGTTCCTGCGGGACAACGCCGGGCTCGACTACACCGACGAGGAAGACGAGATCGTCTTCCGGGCGGCCAAGCTGGCCGGCCACATGGACATCGACGAGGCCGAGGACGTCGAGGCGGCCCGCGACACCATGGCCGAGCAGCTGGGCGTCGAGACGGCGCGGCTCGTCGAGCTGATGGAGCCCCTCGAAGACATCTACGCCATCGCCGACCACTCCCGGACGCTCGCGTACATGCTCGGCGACGGCATCGTCCCCTCGAACGTCGGCACGGGCTATCTCGCGCGGATGGTGCTGCGTCGCACCAAGCGCCTCGTCGACACGGTCGGCGTCGACGCGCCCCTGGACGAACTCGTCGACATGCAGGCCGACCGGCTGGGCTACGACAACCGCGACACCATCCGCGACATCGTCCGGACCGAAGTCGAAAAGTACCGCGAGACGCTGGACCGTGGCGGCCGGAAGGTCCGCCAGCTGGCCGACGACTACGCCGAGAAAGACGAGCCGATTCCGGTGCAAGAGCTGATCGAGCTGTACGACTCCCACGGCATCCAGCCGGACATGGTCGCGGAGATCGCCGCCGAGCGCGGCGTCGACGTGGACGTACCCGACAACTTCTACGGACTCGTCGCCGACCGCCACGGCGGCGGCCAGGCCTTCGAGGAGGACGCGACGGTCCCACACGAGAAACGGCTCGACGAACTCCCAGAGACCGACCGGCTCTACTACGAGGACCAGCAGCGCATGGAGTTCGAGGCGGTCGTCCTCGAAGTGTTCGACCGCGAGGACGGCGACTACGACGTGGTGCTCGACCAGACGATGTTCTACCCCGAAGGCGGGGGCCAGCCCCCGGACCACGGGACCATCTCGACCGACGACGTCACCGGCGAGGTGACCGACGTACAGGTCCACGGCGGCGTCATCGTCCACACCTGTGACGAGGACCCCGGAACGGGAGAGTTCGTCCGCGGACAGGTCGACGCCACCCGTCGCCGTCGATTGATGCGCCACCACACCGCGACACACGTCGTCATCCACAGCGCCCGGCAAGTGCTGGGCGAGCACGTCCGCCAGGCCGGCGCACAGAAGGGAACCGACTCCTCGCGGATCGACATCCGCCACTACGAGTCGATCAGTCGCGAACAGGTCAAGGAGATCGAGCACCGCGCCAACGAGATCGTGATGGACAACGCCGCCGTCACCCAGGAGTGGCCAGATCGCCACGAGGCCGAGAAAGCGCACGGATTCGACCTCTACCAGGGCGGGATCCCGACCGGCGAGCAGATCCGCCTGATCCACGTCGCCGACGACGTGCAGGCCTGCGGTGGCACCCACGTCGGCCGGACCGGCGACATCGGGGCGATCAAGCTGCTGAACACCGAGCGCATCCAGGACGGCGTCATCCGACTCACCTTCGCCGCCGGCGATGCCGCTATCGACGCCACCCACGAAATCGAGGACGCCCTCTACGAGACCGCCGAGCTCTACGACGTGGCCACCGAGGACGTGCCCGACACCGCCGCACGCTTTTTCGACGAGTGGAAAGCGCGGGGCAAGGAGATCGAGGACCTCAAGGAACAGCTCGCGGAGGCCCGCGCCAGCGGCGGCGGGGACAGCGAAGAGATCGAGGTCGCCGACACGACCGCCGTCGTCCAGCGCATCGACGCCGACATGGACGAACTCCGGGCCCAGGCCAACGCCGTCGTCGACCAGGGCTCGATCGCCGTACTCGGCTCCGGTGCCAGCGGTGCGCAGTTCGTCGTCGCCGTTCCCGACGGCGTCGCGGTCAACGCCGGCGAGGTCGTCGGCGAACTCGCCGGCCGCGTCGGCGGCGGCGGCGGCGGTCCGTCGGACTTCGCACAGGGTGGCGGTCCCGACGCCGACAAGCTCGACGACGCCCTCGCGGACGCGCCGGAGATCCTCCGGCAGGTCGCGAACGCGTAA